A portion of the Meriones unguiculatus strain TT.TT164.6M chromosome 11, Bangor_MerUng_6.1, whole genome shotgun sequence genome contains these proteins:
- the Dusp1 gene encoding dual specificity protein phosphatase 1 gives MVMEVGILDAGGLRALLRERAAQCLLLDCRSFFAFNAGHIVGSVNVRFSTIVRRRAKGAMGLEHIVPNAELRGRLLAGAYHAVVLLDERSAALDGAKRDGTLALAAGALCREARTTQVFFLQGGYEAFSASCPELCSKQSTPMGLSLPLSTSVPDSAESGCSSCSTPLYDQGGPVEILSFLYLGSAYHASRKDMLDALGITALINVSANCPNHFEGHYQYKSIPVEDNHKADISSWFNEAIDFIDSIKDAGGRVFVHCQAGISRSATICLAYLMRTNRVKLDEAFEFVKQRRSIISPNFSFMGQLLQFESQVLAPHCSAEAGSPAMTVLDRGTSTTTVFNFPVSIPVHPTNSALSYLQSPITTSPSC, from the exons ATGGTGATGGAGGTGGGCATCCTGGACGCCGGGGGGCTGCGCGCGCTGCTGCGAGAGCGTGCCGCGCAATGCCTACTGCTGGACTGCCGCTCCTTCTTCGCCTTCAACGCGGGCCACATCGTGGGTTCGGTGAACGTGCGCTTCAGCACCATCGTGCGCCGCCGCGCCAAGGGCGCCATGGGCCTGGAGCATATCGTGCCCAACGCCGAGCTGCGCGGCCGCCTGCTGGCCGGCGCCTACCACGCCGTGGTGCTGTTGGACGAGCGCAGCGCCGCCCTGGACGGCGCCAAACGCGACGGCACCCTGGCTCTGGCCGCGGGCGCGCTCTGCCGGGAGGCGCGCACCACTCAAGTCTTCTTCCTCCAAG gaggatATGAAGCGTTTTCGGCTTCCTGCCCCGAGCTGTGCAGCAAACAGTCCACCCCCATGGGGCTCAGCCTCCCCCTGAGTACTAGTGTCCCTGACAGCGCCGAATCCGGATGCAGCTCCTGTAGCACTCCTCTCTACGATCAG GGGGGCCCAGTGGAGATCCTGTCCTTCCTGTACTTGGGCAGTGCCTATCATGCTTCCCGGAAGGACATGCTCGACGCCTTGGGCATCACTGCCTTGATCAACGTCTCAGCCAACTGTCCTAACCACTTCGAGGGTCACTACCAATACAAGAGCATCCCCGTGGAGGACAACCACAAGGCGGACATCAGCTCCTGGTTCAACGAGGCCATTGACTTCATAG ACTCCATCAAGGATGCTGGTGGGAGAGTATTTGTCCATTGCCAGGCGGGCATCTCCCGGTCAGCCACCATCTGCCTTGCTTACCTCATGAGGACTAACCGAGTGAAGCTGGACGAGGCCTTTGAGTTTGTGAAGCAGAGGCGGAGTATCATCTCCCCCAACTTCAGCTTCATGGGCCAGCTGCTGCAGTTTGAGTCGCAGGTGCTGGCTCCCCACTGCTCCGCCGAAGCGGGGAGCCCTGCCATGACTGTCCTCGACCGGGGCACCTCCACCACCACTGTCTTCAACTTCCCTGTCTCCATCCCCGTCCACCCCACGAACAGTGCCCTGAGCTACCTTCAGAGCCCCATCACGACCTCTCCCAGCTGCTGA